In Thalassotalea fonticola, a single genomic region encodes these proteins:
- the pdxH gene encoding pyridoxamine 5'-phosphate oxidase, with protein MTLIEKLRCIFTFGQGVALPLPTIPENKSPFELFNGWFDDANKSGILLPEAVSVSSCNDQGQPSSRMVLLKSVDEQGFVFYTNYGSRKSHELTNNSKVALLFHWSVLQRQVRIEGVVEKISAEQSEQYFHSRDRGSQIGAWASKQSTKLTTPTELKEREEYYTEKFKGKEVPLPEFWGGFRVVPHYIEFWQGRASRLHDRVCFEKHENSWEIFNLHP; from the coding sequence ATGACTCTTATTGAAAAATTACGTTGTATATTTACTTTTGGCCAGGGAGTTGCCTTGCCGTTACCGACAATACCTGAAAACAAATCTCCATTTGAATTATTTAATGGTTGGTTTGATGATGCCAATAAATCAGGAATTTTATTACCTGAGGCTGTGTCGGTAAGTAGTTGTAACGATCAAGGACAGCCATCGTCAAGAATGGTACTGTTAAAGTCAGTAGATGAACAAGGTTTTGTATTTTATACCAACTATGGCAGCCGTAAGAGCCATGAACTAACAAATAATAGTAAAGTTGCCTTATTGTTTCACTGGAGTGTATTACAGCGTCAGGTGCGCATTGAGGGCGTGGTAGAAAAAATATCAGCAGAGCAATCTGAACAATATTTTCATAGTAGAGATCGAGGTAGTCAAATTGGCGCTTGGGCATCAAAGCAAAGTACAAAACTTACCACACCAACAGAACTAAAAGAGCGCGAAGAATACTATACTGAAAAATTTAAAGGTAAAGAAGTTCCATTACCAGAGTTTTGGGGAGGATTTCGCGTAGTACCTCATTATATCGAATTTTGGCAAGGACGTGCCAGCCGCCTTCATGACAGGGTGTGTTTTGAGAAGCATGAAAACAGTTGGGAAATATTCAATTTACATCCATAA
- a CDS encoding M16 family metallopeptidase encodes MKFLKPTLLGLSVTIALGLSACATNNNSAANQSSQATQTQSSPLTYVRTVEGIEEYTLENGLKVLLYPDPSQPKTLVNVTYRVGSVHEYYGETGMAHLLEHMLFKGSTNYKSIDKEFKKRGMGKNASTWLDRTNYFETFDANEDSLEWAIGMEADRMVNATFTEEDLKSEMTVVRNEMERGENSPFRMLMGRMASTAFLWHNYGNSTIGARSDVENFPFQRLRKFYKKHYRPDNAVLTIAGRFDKDKTMALVEQKFGTLAKPETPIEPLYTVEPTQDGERSVNIRRVGDLPIVGLSYHTPSGLHPEHAALSILADVLGDGTRGRLQKALVEKGIATSASNFIFELKDSSQFLFFVEGDKESDLAKIETELLAIVENLKSQPITQEEIDLTKAKLARQSEQAMRNVTGVGMALSEYIAKGDYRHAFYLRDLVAEVSLEQVQAAAEKYLIQSNRTTGRFIPTEKPVRAEIPAAPDLTEVLKDYKGKEVAAAGEVYDNTVANIKKRLVKSEWPEGTKVNVYPKELRGEQVIISMHFPSGTAETLANKGIAIGFVGSMVKQGNANYSKEQIASKLDQLKSSISISTSLGATNVSISTDKANLDATVKLLGELMAAPTFPEKELEVLKRGAIAGIEQQRNDPGAVAGNSFRKALSNYPKGHPKAFMSLDDKIAAINELTVDEIASLYNSHTNINNGHISIVGDVDAEQVSNKLHAQLSSFVNDTPYEHIKISMKQAGGLVVSTETPDKANSQLYVINPITMNNRHEDYLALKIANTIFGGDSFSSRIGARIRVKEGYSYTVASGLQVNTLDQQGMYYALAISAPENMPGVIAAYKEEVAKVVADGFTETELDEAVKGFVSSRNRSWASDATIASILLGTSKKNEDLAIYDQQIADVQKLTVADINTAFNKYIGALDINIFKAGDFAKVAETK; translated from the coding sequence ATGAAATTTTTAAAACCAACTCTCCTTGGTCTCTCAGTAACAATTGCACTTGGACTATCAGCATGTGCGACAAACAATAATTCCGCTGCTAACCAAAGCTCTCAAGCAACACAGACTCAAAGTAGCCCACTAACATATGTTCGCACAGTAGAAGGCATTGAAGAATATACCTTAGAAAACGGCTTAAAAGTTTTATTGTATCCAGACCCATCACAGCCTAAAACTTTGGTTAATGTTACTTACCGTGTTGGCTCTGTGCATGAGTATTACGGAGAAACGGGTATGGCTCATTTACTTGAACACATGCTATTTAAAGGCTCTACAAATTATAAAAGCATTGATAAAGAATTCAAAAAACGTGGCATGGGTAAAAATGCCTCCACTTGGTTAGACCGCACTAATTATTTTGAAACCTTTGATGCTAATGAAGACAGCCTTGAATGGGCTATTGGTATGGAAGCTGACCGTATGGTTAACGCCACCTTCACTGAAGAAGATTTAAAAAGTGAAATGACCGTTGTGCGCAATGAAATGGAGCGAGGCGAAAATAGCCCATTTCGTATGTTAATGGGCCGTATGGCATCAACTGCCTTTTTGTGGCACAACTACGGTAATAGCACCATAGGCGCACGTTCCGATGTTGAAAACTTTCCATTTCAGCGTTTAAGAAAGTTTTATAAAAAGCATTATCGACCTGATAATGCTGTGTTAACAATTGCTGGCCGTTTTGATAAAGATAAAACCATGGCGTTGGTTGAACAAAAATTCGGGACTCTTGCAAAACCAGAAACTCCAATTGAGCCACTTTATACAGTAGAGCCTACTCAAGACGGTGAAAGGTCGGTTAATATCCGCAGAGTTGGTGATTTACCTATAGTTGGCTTGTCTTATCATACACCATCGGGTTTACACCCAGAACATGCCGCATTATCAATTTTAGCTGATGTTTTAGGAGATGGAACTCGTGGGCGTTTACAAAAAGCTCTGGTAGAAAAGGGCATTGCTACTTCGGCATCAAACTTTATATTTGAGCTTAAAGACAGCTCGCAGTTTCTATTCTTTGTTGAAGGGGACAAAGAATCAGATCTTGCCAAGATAGAAACTGAACTGCTTGCTATTGTAGAGAACTTAAAAAGCCAACCTATTACCCAAGAAGAAATTGATTTAACCAAAGCTAAATTAGCGCGTCAATCAGAACAAGCAATGCGCAATGTAACTGGTGTGGGTATGGCACTTTCTGAATATATCGCTAAAGGTGATTATCGCCATGCGTTTTATTTAAGAGATCTCGTTGCTGAAGTAAGCTTGGAGCAAGTACAAGCGGCAGCTGAAAAATACCTAATTCAAAGTAACCGTACAACAGGACGTTTTATTCCTACTGAAAAACCAGTGCGTGCTGAAATTCCTGCTGCGCCAGATTTGACTGAAGTGTTAAAAGACTATAAAGGCAAAGAAGTTGCTGCTGCAGGTGAAGTTTATGACAACACTGTAGCAAACATTAAAAAGCGTTTAGTGAAAAGTGAATGGCCTGAAGGTACTAAAGTTAATGTTTACCCGAAAGAGCTTCGTGGCGAACAAGTCATAATTTCAATGCACTTCCCAAGTGGAACTGCTGAGACTCTGGCAAATAAAGGCATTGCAATCGGCTTTGTTGGCAGTATGGTAAAACAAGGTAACGCTAACTATTCTAAAGAGCAAATTGCCAGCAAGCTTGATCAATTGAAGAGCTCTATTTCAATCTCAACATCTCTTGGCGCTACTAATGTATCTATTAGCACAGACAAAGCTAATTTAGACGCAACAGTGAAATTATTAGGTGAATTAATGGCCGCGCCTACATTTCCTGAAAAAGAACTTGAAGTATTGAAGCGCGGTGCGATTGCTGGTATTGAACAACAACGTAACGATCCAGGTGCGGTTGCTGGAAATAGCTTTAGAAAAGCATTAAGTAATTATCCTAAGGGTCACCCTAAAGCTTTCATGAGTTTAGATGACAAAATAGCAGCAATTAATGAGCTAACAGTAGACGAAATAGCTAGTTTATATAACAGCCATACCAATATAAATAATGGCCATATTAGTATTGTAGGTGATGTTGATGCTGAACAAGTATCTAACAAATTACATGCTCAATTATCAAGTTTTGTAAATGATACACCTTACGAACACATTAAAATTAGCATGAAGCAAGCTGGTGGCTTAGTTGTTTCAACGGAAACACCAGACAAAGCAAATTCGCAACTTTATGTTATAAACCCAATCACTATGAATAACAGACATGAAGATTATTTGGCGTTAAAAATAGCCAATACCATTTTTGGTGGTGATTCGTTCTCATCTCGTATTGGAGCTCGTATTCGAGTGAAAGAAGGGTATAGCTATACAGTAGCGTCAGGCTTACAAGTTAATACACTTGATCAACAAGGTATGTATTATGCTTTAGCAATTTCGGCACCTGAAAATATGCCTGGTGTGATTGCTGCTTACAAAGAAGAAGTTGCTAAAGTTGTAGCTGATGGTTTCACCGAGACAGAACTAGATGAAGCCGTAAAAGGATTTGTAAGTAGCCGCAACAGATCATGGGCAAGTGATGCAACAATTGCAAGTATACTTTTAGGTACCAGTAAAAAGAATGAAGACTTAGCGATTTATGACCAGCAAATTGCTGATGTCCAAAAGCTCACAGTCGCAGATATTAATACAGCGTTTAACAAATACATTGGCGCTTTAGACATTAATATATTTAAAGCTGGAGATTTTGCCAAGGTTGCTGAAACAAAGTAA
- a CDS encoding EAL domain-containing protein, with product MNTIKFNSLRSRIFFFFILLLIAVQTVSFITSFYSNKRNEQQQLASHLSQAETLLTEEISNRNYYLTAFTEISATDVELRKEFFASNPNFSIALNNHRKRIDADIALAISINGTILGELLVKDSNKEIKRVLTGNQINRPFEHTEWLKDYPNSVFYSTNDEIYQLILTPVLEKLEVIGHIGLGYSLNNKLATEFSKLTSFNVGFVLENKDDFHWISFNKAIENHDVVKNSISPLSPQFSDSIVAQNHPLGTIDEWQLSASIFQLHSNLIAAIIQDGWNLLILIFITLGVSLIGAYFIASSVTEPVRRLVKISKGIAKGNYHLDTHVGDTHELNQLAEQFGKMIEAIKSRENKITEQAFLDTLTSLPNRNQFNRDMHGLSKPFLLCQVNIRRISEINDTLGHDVGDEVIQEIASRLKKIKKPLFHTSGNGFLIRFDEESKTNVKNCVSLITEVLEPSFIYQNITIHLQVNIGVTESDGWTQTNQLLKEVDAAMQIAKRQNLLYQMYDRQIDLNTLDRLQLVNRLKGAIEHNEFTLYYQPKLNLTNNIVEEVEALVRWNHPVNGLITPESFIHIADQTGQMTALSHWVVNKAIEQYFAWQAEGLDIKIAINISPENLLDDEFCLQLIDKLCGKSQLQNAMCLEVTEDAFVDHNSKAVENIKLLRNNGIYLSIDDYGTGYSSLAQLKNLPVQELKIDRCFIQQLIQQPQDKLIVNSTIQLSHQLGLTVVAEGVEDQETLDWLKEHNCEKAQGYFISRPLPAHEFAQWLANSKFSLPHITEQSIKIENQNLTQVNFKQS from the coding sequence ATGAATACTATTAAGTTCAATAGCTTAAGAAGCAGGATCTTTTTCTTTTTCATTTTATTGCTCATTGCAGTGCAAACCGTTTCTTTCATTACTTCGTTTTATTCAAATAAACGAAACGAGCAACAACAGTTAGCTTCCCACTTGTCTCAAGCTGAAACACTGCTAACCGAAGAAATCAGCAATCGTAATTATTATTTAACCGCCTTTACTGAAATTTCAGCTACAGATGTTGAATTGAGAAAAGAGTTCTTTGCCAGTAATCCTAATTTTTCTATTGCATTGAATAACCACAGAAAAAGAATTGATGCAGATATTGCTTTAGCAATAAGTATTAACGGCACAATATTGGGTGAGCTGCTAGTTAAAGATAGTAATAAAGAAATCAAGCGAGTTCTTACGGGTAATCAAATCAACCGCCCCTTTGAGCATACAGAGTGGTTAAAAGACTATCCAAACAGTGTTTTTTATTCTACCAATGATGAAATTTATCAACTTATATTAACTCCTGTTTTAGAAAAACTAGAAGTTATTGGTCATATAGGGCTTGGTTATTCGTTAAATAATAAACTAGCTACCGAGTTTTCCAAATTAACATCTTTCAACGTCGGCTTTGTATTGGAAAACAAAGATGATTTTCATTGGATATCCTTTAATAAGGCTATTGAAAACCATGACGTTGTAAAGAATTCAATTTCGCCTTTATCGCCTCAATTCTCTGACAGTATTGTTGCTCAAAATCACCCGTTAGGTACTATTGATGAATGGCAACTTAGTGCTTCAATTTTTCAATTACATTCAAACCTGATAGCTGCAATTATCCAAGACGGTTGGAATTTGCTTATATTGATATTTATTACTTTGGGTGTTTCATTGATTGGCGCGTACTTTATTGCCAGTAGCGTTACTGAACCGGTTAGAAGATTGGTAAAAATATCAAAAGGTATTGCCAAAGGTAACTACCACTTAGATACACATGTTGGGGATACTCATGAGCTAAACCAACTTGCTGAGCAGTTTGGCAAAATGATTGAAGCGATTAAATCACGTGAAAATAAAATTACTGAACAAGCATTTTTAGATACGCTAACATCGCTGCCAAACCGTAACCAATTTAATCGCGATATGCATGGCTTATCAAAGCCATTTTTACTCTGCCAAGTTAATATACGTCGCATATCTGAAATTAATGATACTTTAGGCCATGATGTAGGTGATGAAGTTATTCAAGAAATAGCCAGCCGATTAAAGAAAATTAAAAAACCACTATTTCACACTTCTGGCAATGGTTTTTTAATACGTTTTGATGAAGAATCAAAAACAAACGTTAAAAACTGTGTAAGTCTGATCACTGAGGTGTTAGAGCCTAGCTTCATTTACCAAAATATCACCATTCACTTACAAGTAAATATTGGCGTTACCGAGAGTGACGGTTGGACTCAAACGAACCAACTATTGAAAGAAGTAGATGCCGCTATGCAAATAGCTAAGCGTCAAAATTTGTTATATCAAATGTATGACCGCCAAATAGACCTTAACACCTTAGATCGATTGCAGCTTGTAAACCGATTAAAAGGCGCTATAGAGCACAACGAATTTACTCTTTATTACCAACCAAAATTAAATTTAACAAATAACATTGTTGAGGAAGTCGAAGCTTTAGTAAGGTGGAATCACCCGGTAAATGGTTTAATAACACCTGAATCATTTATTCATATAGCTGATCAAACAGGCCAAATGACCGCATTAAGTCATTGGGTAGTAAATAAAGCAATAGAGCAGTATTTTGCATGGCAAGCCGAAGGACTTGATATAAAAATAGCGATAAATATTTCACCAGAAAATTTGCTCGATGATGAATTTTGCCTGCAGCTTATTGATAAATTATGCGGCAAGAGTCAGTTACAAAATGCCATGTGTCTTGAAGTTACTGAGGACGCTTTTGTCGATCATAACTCTAAAGCCGTAGAGAATATAAAATTATTACGTAATAACGGCATCTATTTGTCTATTGATGACTATGGAACAGGTTATTCATCACTTGCTCAATTAAAAAACTTACCGGTACAAGAGTTAAAAATAGATCGTTGCTTTATCCAGCAACTTATTCAGCAACCACAAGACAAACTCATTGTTAATTCTACAATTCAGTTATCTCACCAATTGGGTTTAACCGTTGTAGCTGAAGGTGTTGAAGATCAAGAAACTTTAGATTGGCTCAAAGAACATAATTGTGAGAAAGCTCAAGGCTACTTTATAAGTCGCCCTCTGCCGGCCCATGAATTTGCACAGTGGTTAGCTAACTCTAAATTCAGTTTACCTCACATAACAGAGCAATCAATTAAGATAGAAAACCAAAATTTAACGCAAGTTAATTTTAAACAAAGTTAA